Proteins encoded by one window of Camelus dromedarius isolate mCamDro1 chromosome 27, mCamDro1.pat, whole genome shotgun sequence:
- the LOC105099600 gene encoding transmembrane emp24 domain-containing protein 9 isoform X2 — protein sequence MRLRVPGSLDFIKRGGAGKALERASRVWWGLPWPFSSAGLWERAWGGAARGLLGVVVRARVRSLRMSRTEVADSPGKVAGACGAQGAGPCAGPRRRWNRIRAAGLVLPLLLGHLLALTVGGGAFYLEVRELEEKCFIQEIPDGTMVIGNYKTELYDPAMEKYQPSPQWINLFVFVKDPENKNLLSRQYGPQGSFTFTSQSPGEHQICLHLESIRFALFYGGKLAIHLDMQLGERTNDYTEFAANDKLTLLHLRIQKLVEQVEKIQKEQEHQRWREEHFRQTSESTNQRVLWWSILQTLILVATGVWQMLHLKSFFKAKKLV from the exons ATGAGGCTAAGAGTACCTGGCTCCCTAGATTTTATTAAGCGaggcggggcagggaaagcgctCGAGAGAGCCTCACGAGTTTGGTGGGGGCTCCCGTGGCCCTTCAGCAGCGCGGGTCTGTGGGAACGCGCCTGGGGCGGAGCCGCGCGGGGGCTCCTGGGAGTTGTAGTCCGTGCCAGAGTTCGCAGTCTCCGCATGTCCCGCACGGAGGTGGCAGACTCGCCTGGGAAGGTGGCGGGGGCCTGCGGGGCGCAAGGCGCTGGGCCCTGCGCCGGCCCCCGGCGGCGATGGAACCGAATACGGGCAGCGGGACTGGTCCTGCCACTGCTGCTGGGCCACCTGCTGGCACTGACCGTCGGCGGGGGCGCATTCTACCTCGAGGTCCGCGAGCTGGAGGAGAAGTGCTTCATCCAGGAGATCCCCGATGGCACCATGGTCATAG GTAACTACAAGACCGAGCTATACGACCCTGCTATGGAAAAGTACCAGCCCTCCCCTCAATGGATCAATTTGTTCGTGTTTGTGAAGGACCCTGAGAACAAG AACCTGCTGTCCCGTCAGTACGGCCCTCAGGGCAGCTTCACCTTCACCTCCCAGTCCCCTGGAGAGCACCAGATCTGCCTTCACCTCGAATCCATCCGGTTCGCCCTCTTCTATGGTGGTAAGCTG gccaTTCACTTGGACATGCAGTTGGGTGAACGCACCAATGATTATACAGAATTTGCGGCCAATGACAAGCTGACCCTGCTGCATCTGCGCATACAGAAGCTGGTAGAACAGGTGGAGAAGATCCAGAAGGAGCAGGAGCACCAGAGG TGGCGAGAGGAGCACTTCCGGCAAACCAGCGAGAGCACCAACCAGCGGGTACTGTGGTGGTCCATTCTGCAGACCCTCATCCTCGTGGCCACTGGCGTCTGGCAGATGCTGCACCTGAAGAGCTTCTTTAAAGCCAAGAAGCTGGTGTAG